From the genome of Rhododendron vialii isolate Sample 1 chromosome 10a, ASM3025357v1:
GACAACCTCTAGTAGCCCAAAGGTTGGGAATATTTGGCCTTCATGAAATTCGAACTTGCGACCTCTTAATCAGCCAGTTACTATATTTTAGTAATGGTCGATCTGAGCCATTAGAATTTCACGTCTCACTGATTCCATCATTATCACAATAATCGAATATCGGCGACCGCCTGATTAGACCACATTTGATGCATCCTGATACATTAAAGTATTGGATTGCAATATCCGACCCCCAcctgaggtttttttttttccgatcggaaccgttcatcttTTACGTATTAGGGAGTACATCAGTCATACCAAAAACAAAGTTAATCAGGTATCGTTATACACTTGATCGGATAGAAAACTcattttgttaataaaattGTGTCTCGATAAAGAAGTTTTCTAAACCCGATCGAGACAATTTTTTACGAGAATGATAtaatcaacaaggaaaacaaaagcaatggTCTGGATCATCGTATTTGTGTCGTGGTCGAATAGCTACCGTACGTTCAAGTACAACACAAGACTTATAGTTTGTTAAGAATTACATTGAACATATAGAAGTTAAAAAGTAATTACCAATTTAATTTTTACAGAAGTCGATCTGAACAGTTAAGATTTCACGTCTCACTAATTCCATAGTTGTCACCAAAATCAAAGATCATCAGATATCGAGGACCGCCTGATCGGACAATATTTGATGCATTCCGAGGCATTAAAGTATAAAATTGCAAGACCCAACCCCCTCCAAAGTCTTTATTTTTCTATCCAAACTATTTATCTTATACATATTATGAAGTTCATCAtttgtaccaagaatgaagttgatcgggTATCGCTATACATTTGATCGGATGGTAACtatcatccaaaaaaataaattgcaaCCCAATCAAAGTGTTTTCTAAACCCTGTCGAGCCAAATTTTTATAATAATGATTTATTCAATAAGCTCAACGAATCAATGGCCTCGATTGTTAAAATAGTTCCATTTTATTGAGATCCACTAAATAATCGAATCAAACATTATTAAAAAATGCATaacatatatataggagtaatatTATTAGATATTGCTTAACATATAAGAGGAAGAATAGAGGAGTAACGAGGTGGGAGAGATAAACAAAGAGGCAAGAGAggaggaaatcatgggaaaactgggaatgaaacaaaaataaattagagCGCGGAATTAAACCGCCTAAAATTTTATGCTTTTCTGTGTCAGTTCCAATTCCATTTGCTTTGTGGGGCCATAATGGATCCAAATCCAACAATTCAACCTGTTTAATTGGAGCCCTTTGGGCCAGCTAAATTTTTGTTTGGATATTTAttacttttttcaaaatttttgttagattggTATTAGATTTATTCTATAGtattaattattcatctcgattagagaagtctaaaaataaaaattcacaaccaaaagtaaaatatatgagcagttttttattgaaccgcccaataaagttcaataaaaaactattcggatgaagcccttcctagtcattttttttttgctaatttttggcggggcacccttaaaatcacattctgattacattgagcggctcagatcatcaaaattcgatcgggaacttgggGGGATTTTAAGGggttttttaagtgtccccggaaccgccccgcatatatatatatatatatatatatatatatatatatatatattaaagatggagaaaatttGAAACAATTGTCTTTTTGTGTTTAATGTTGccttctttgaattttttcaacttcgATTTATGTtcttatacttttctgattgaTCTCGCCGAGATGAATACttgttccaaatttttttaataaaaacctaAAAAGCATATCCCTAAAATTAAATAATTCCAATTGTATTTCAATATCATTAAAGTTTTTAGACATCCTAGAGAGAAAAATTAGTATCATCAAACAATTGTAAAAatatttgctttaaaataatGGGCGCCCACTATAATCATATTGATATATCGTCCACTCATTGGACAACTACAAAAAATGTCACGTACCTAGGATAAatgttttatttgtttcaagacaaaaaaaggaaaaataacacATTCCcgatgttgaattttttttttttcgctaaTCGGTAGGAGAGATCATTACATCatgtataaaatataaaatacaaaccacgggacactacatcaagtccacgagataaccaagTCCAACAACCCAACTCAACACAAgccctaagagcatccgcaatgggaataatcaaaatcaataaccaaaatgtgccacgtcagcatttgattatccatttagttcataatcaaacttaacaaactttacctccacattggttattttagcatctctataaaaaaaaacccccacaatacgcaatgcacctatgttcaattgcaaacgagttttaatcacgcacccgaccacaccaaattatacgattctaatgtggggtgttttttagttttttagttttgagtttggttattgggtttggttattgagttttggttattggtaaaagttgttaaatttggttatggaatggatggaatttgattatttgctaaaagatttgttactttgcttattacaatgtgaggtgcatttttagcattgttgttaagtttgcttatccataccaatttgcttattacaatgtggatgctctaaggggAGAAATAACCCCAGCAAATACTAAAAAAGAATACCCACACAATGAAAAGACTCAAACTCCTAACCTCCTGGTCAAATAAAAGAGTCCTAGCCAACTAGGCTAGCCCCAATTTGTTTCAATATTGAATTAACTTTGGTAAaatatccacacaaaaaaaaaagataaatctttccctccactacaagaaaaattcaattgggtgacgaatgaaaatcgtcacaaattgcatgttttttgtcacaaataatataggtgacgaaaaaaaatttgtcgactaaaggttgtcgaggattcctacctggtgacgaaatctatttttcgtcacctatagtgccttttgatgacgaaatatttcatcaccaaaaaatgaataattggtgacgaaatttttttcctcacttattgtgctttttgacgacgaaaaaattcgtcaccgatggatcacattggtgacgaaattttttgtcactaatatacgaaatcggtgacgaaatttttcgttgcgaaagatgttttcatatgggaaaaagaaatccatctttcttgcttctgctgggtttcgaacccgagtcccttgagtttttcgcgcaagctccaaccaattGCACTACACACatttttcagtaaatatttgaaatatctaatatataacacatatgtttaacatgaaaatatatttcgaatgtaattttggacctttaaacattaaaattagcaattttgataaacatgaaagttgtaggcaattgagttattgttcaaacccaatttgaattatctcaatcggagattttaggaaagagttatgtccgaaatacatttagtgacaaagcgcaattcaaaaatttcgtcacgaaaggtacccatttgacaatgaaatatattttgtcgctgaaagtgttaaaatggtgacgaaattatttttcgtcaccaaagttaaacatttggtgacgaaaaaattatttcgttactaaattgctcacatttggcgacgaaatatattttttgtcaccaaatgattatctttggcgacaaaaaaataattttgtcaccttttttaagttttcggtgacgaaaaatatattttatcgccaaatgggtacctttagtgacgaaaatatttttttcgtcgctaaacagacataattggtgacgaaattatttcgtcacgaaagttatcaaaatagtgacgaatttattttttcgtcgccaaatatactcatttagtgacaaaattaaatttcgtcgccactttttcgtcactaattttcatttttcttgtagtgctcgGTGGGAAGGTAGATTGTTCTAGTGTTTTCCCTACTCCAATAGCTCACTtggaaaagagaaatttttagaggtgggagagagaaaaatttagAAACACTAAATTTAGAAACAAAGGCTTCTATTAATAgttaatttaggaaaaaaaacacattaacCACAATTAACCTAGGTTGGAAAATGTGTGCCAATAAACTACCTTTTCCCAACATAAAATGTTTGTTACCATAAGGTTTTACTTATAGCTACGCGTATTGCGTCGCCAAAAGTACGATAGTGTTGGCAAATATTTCCCTCATTCTATCTGAAGGGCAGCCAATCCAAATCCAATTGTTTTGCCTACGACAGTATCTACGTTGCGAAAAGTAATTAATATTTTCGATAAGTTTGCCGACGCTTTTGATTTTTCGTAGCTAAAAGCATGCTTTTGCCAACGACTAATGCCTTGCGTAGGGAAATTTAGTCGCTAAAAgtgcattttcttgtagtgtttagTCTCTGAAGTGGCTATTGCTGTGTCACTTTTTCGAGAGATACAAAGAGCTTCCAGAAACCACGAACAAAAGTGAGCATTTTGCTCCTTAGTTCAAGCCAAGGTCGGACCACTATTGCTACTTCGATTTTGATGGGTTTTCAGTATGTTCCATagttcgacgagctctacatgTTGACCGGAGCCGATTGCAGAGTTTCTCTCGGAATTTAGGAGTTTGGAAAATCCACTTGGTGAGACCTAAACTTGTActctttgttgattttgttgaaaTCTACCTTTGGATAATGTTTGTATGCCTCTAGTAGCTTACTAGGGAAGAACTCTTGTAACCCCATTATCATAATAGTGGAAGATTTGGTAGCGATtacgctcccgtggacgtaacTCTAATTTAGGGAGAATCATGTGTAAATTCCGGTGTCTCATGGTTTGCTTGTTACTATTTACTTTTGGCTCCTAGATTTGCTTCTTGTTATTGTGGTTTGCAATATTTAGCTTATTCTCTATTTGCACAAGGAGGGAAAAATATTCGTGGTGTTTCGAGTAGTTTTTCCCAACTCAATCACATAAACTTTACAATAAACAACCCAAACACAACTTAACATCTACCAAGCATAAATCTCAATAGCACCCGAGATTTCATGTGGTTACTTCTTTAGGTCGAATGATAGCACATTTCACGACAAGCCCACTCTTCCAGCTCCCATCATGCTGCTCCAAACCGAATTCCATGTTTCCAACATACTCTGGTGACATCCAAAACTCACCTACCCGCAACTCAAACCAATCATCCAAAAGCtttctttcaaaactttcaGTGCGCGTCAAAGCTTTCGAGTGCTGGGGTTTGATGACAAGATCGAAACTGAAGTTTGAGTTCGCCCAGCCAACAAATTTCTTCACTTCAAATACGATTTCATACAAAGTTCCTGGAGAGAGATTAATTGTTCGGATATAGCCTTTGATGTCTATCCAACATACAGCCGATAGCTTAGCCACTTCAATGTCTTCCCCACTACAAAACAATTTATTGAGAAAAACATCAAACTATTATTGTTTGAAAGAGCGAAAGTAGATTTGGTGACCCATGGGATTAATGTTAATCTATTGGTATGTGATCGGACAAATTAGTAATCAGTTGGCAAGCTCTTGAGTTTAAGTTCTTATATTGTTGCTGCGTGTTGCATTTTGTTTGTGGGCATGTGATTAGGTGTGTTCATTGATTAATTTTCTAAAAGAGATTATTGTGTCTAGTTTCATACATTTCTCAAGCTAAAAGTGCTTGTTTAGTAACCTAGCTTGTTTAGTAACCTATATATAGGCAAGCTTTTATTATCTATATAGGCAAGCTTTTATTATCTATATAGGCATGCTTTTATCATCTATGTAGGCATGATGATAGCGACTAGCTTAGAGATCGTGATTTAACTGTTGTGTATTGGAATCATTGCTTAGGTCTGAATACGCTTCTTCAATAGGTATATATATCTTTCTTAGAAAGGAACTATatccttatttcttttttgtcgaatacaatttttacttttcacgATGccgagtgttaaaaataatcaCTTTAAATCTATCAACACTTTTATTGGGTTACTACTTTTCACAGGAGGAATGTACAATGCCAAAAGGGCTATATTTTTTgctgaaaaaaattatttacttttggcTATAGTATTCACCTTGTGTTCGGTAGTGATATGTCACGTGGACCTTTATTTATAAAGGAACCACCTCACTTAAAGGGCTGCGTAAGGCGATTATTAATAGGACATCACGCCTAATAGCTATAGGCCCCATTCAATTGCACGGAAATAATGGAAAATGACGGAAAAATCAAATTTCCTCTAACTTTCTGTGTGTTCAGTTAACAGGAAAATTGCAAAACTCATAGCTTCAGCTTTTCCACTGAAAAACACTTACCTGCGAAATGTGTCTTGCCAAAAggaataaattcttattttcctgCAAGACTTTTTGTCAAGAGAACacataggaaaataaatttcattatttttttatttcacctCATTTCACTTTTCCTGAGAACTAATTTCTCACATAACATTCTCGATAACTGAGCAGAGCCTTAGAGTTTGTGATGTCATAGGAGAAACAAAGTGATCAATAAACGACGATAAGCATGCCCATAACCACTCACAACACTACCACGGTCACCGCATTGTTCCACCTCACAAGTCTATTGCGCGCCACATGAGACTTACTCCGAGCCTCacaaaaatacgaaaaaaatatccataaattttaaaataatttttacgagactttataaaaaatcagttccaacggATATCGTTAGGAATGTTTTCTGAATTCGTATTTTCGCCCCTACGATTCAGAAAACATACCTACGGATATCcattgaaaatgaatttttacaggactttataaaaaattattttaaaatttataaatatttattcGTATTTTTGTGGGCTTAAAGTAGGTCCCACTTGTGCGGTGGACTTAACTTAATAGTGAGCCACTTAAGTATTCTTGAAGGAGGACAGCCAAAAAGGGTTATGGTCCCAAGAAACCAATACACCTACGCATCTTGTACTCTTCTCAAGTACCTTTTTAAAGGTCCCAAGAAACCAATACACTCACTTACTCACTAGATTCACTAAGCGTACGTTGTCACCTTACAAGGCCGAGTGGTTCTTTTACTGAAGAGAGTGGTTCTTTTACTGAAGAGAGATATCCAGAGCTGCATTAAAATACCGTTCTACAGTGGCGGTTCAAGAAATTTATAATAGGTTGTTCAAAATTTATCTTAACAGCTTAACTCTACTAGTTGATATATTAATCAATAATATATGTGCAAAATCTCATATAGTTGCATAGATAGtacggtaaaaaaaattacctctattcaagaaaaaaattaactacgagctgaaatgagaacttgaaaagatgtactattttttaaaaaaattattattattttttgaaagttttattTCATAGTAGACAGTATTTCGAGAATAGAAGAGTTGGGAATGGATAGggtaaaattttacagttgtcctaaatgagttttcatattttgtgccAACGTTTAACTAGCGTattaatttattaaaattcttttaaaagaaattgtAGCAAGTACGTTGGGTTGACCTTCTCGAAAATATGTTGTTCTTTAGAATGAtatgatgagattttctatcgtagtcttaaattcgaaggaatattattcaagttaacgggATTTGCAatgtaattgaatttttttaaaagctttGTCCGTAATGTTATAAGctaactagacaaaaaaaagaagttgttattgtcatgaatgcaaaattaacaTATTTAGATCATCAAcaataaagatggagagagaacaCATAGTATAATACTTGCGCTGATAGATTCTTCTTTTCACAATATTTTTACTATGATTATAAGCTTTATATATTTGAAGTAATgtgttaggtgttcaaatatgaattacctGAATTTATGGGCTATAATTGGGTtgtgattgagtgttcaattaattttggattaggtgttcaattcttttaggatcaatgtttaagacttttagaattgggtgttcattgatatttatGTTGGGTGTTTAAAGAAAAGATAGCTCATaaattttacatgtattctaagcaaaaaaaattgttcaagtgTTCAGTTGACCATGAACCCTGTATGTGCAGCCGCCTTTGGTCGTCCTCACCGATTCACTCTCCCATGCATTTCTACAACCTCAAGGGTATTCATCTTCTCATCAACCCTAGCATTAAGGAATCGCTCGTGATTTGGCCTGCCGTATTGCTTCTGGTGTTATTGATCTGAGTGGTTAAGTGTTAAAAAGGGCTTGCAACACTAATTAATGGCAAGATGAAGTTGCTAGACTATATGATTTTCTTACCTTGTTCCCTTATCATTCTCCCATTCCCAATATTGAGGATTTCCACCATGGACGATGATGAGTTCTCTGGCATATAACACGAAGCAATTCTTGTTTGTCTTCTTATCAACATAGTACTTCTGCAACAACGAAATAAAATATGAACACAATCAATGATTAAAAAGAAGTTAAAAGTACACAGAGACGCCCTCAACTGTCATTTTTTTCACAGAAACCCCCTAACATTTAAAATCGCTCATACAAATCCCCTCAACTATAACTGTTAACCAATAAATACACTTCTGTCAAAAAGCCGTTAAGATGAATGGGTCAGTGTAGACAATTTTTATAAATGAGGGGGGTTAGTGTGGGAGACTTGTAGGGGTAGAATCGTCATTTTGCCTCATTCCGTTAACAAAGTTGgccaatttttcatttcatatagttgagggggtctgtatgGATGGTTTTTAACTTTAGGGGTCCCCGTGAAAAAAGACAGTTGAGGGGATTTTCGTGTACGTACTTTCACCTAAAACGAACAAAGAGTAGCTTCATGCACAAGTTCTCTCGAAAAATCAGATATGGGAATAGCAAAACTTCTGCAATTTTTACTCAATGATGGTTGACGAGAGTGTCAAAAACTGTAAAGATGAAGAAAACATGCAATAGCAACCATAATAGCTGAGACGACCAACGGAATGGATGGTGGATGGGGCAATCCTCTTCTTAggtaaagtcaaaaaaataattatgactctttaggataaaatgattaaaaaattaagatcttcgcacagatttaaacagattgaaaatttgaacacttaattttttaatcatattttttaatatataaacagcctaaaaaaatcgagtgtttcaattttcaacccgttTGAACTAATGcgaaaatcttaattttttgatcattttattctaaaaggtcataattaattttttgatatataaacagcctaaaaatatataaacatatttttaaatatatataaacagCCTAAAAATACGTATACGTgatatacatatgtatgtgGGATTTTTCTCAGAGTAATGGCTTCACAGTATGCGTATACGTATGTATATCGTGACTAAAAAAGGGATAACCATACTttttactctctccgttccttTTGAAGTGTCCATATTTGACTTTTAACTTTCACGCAGTTTTAGGGGTCAACATAATTGTACctccaaaatattatttttcatactTAACCTCtatagagacatcatcattacacttttactcatcaactttttaaaaaggaatATAAAAAGGGACAGAAAGAGTAATATATAAACAACCTAAAAATACATATACGCATATGTATACGTGATATACATACGTGTGTGGGATTTTTCTGAGAGTAATGGCTTCATAGTTTGCGTGTATGTACGTATATGGCGACTGATAAAGGGATGGTACAACGCACGTGATATTCACGTGTGTCATGGGAGAGGTGaaataacaaaattttctcttttatggTTCTTTTAGaggcaaaaaattaattatgaccatttaggataaaatgatcagaaaattaagatCCTCACACCAGTTCAAACGGGTTGAcaattgaaacacttgattttttaggctatttatatattaaaaaatatggtaaaaaaattaagtgttcaaattttcaatctatttaaacctgtgcgaagatcttaatttttttatcattttatcctaaagagtcataattatttttttgacttgaaggctttcaatgagaaccTTAAGAGAATCATGGAAGAGAAAAATTTATGTTTCCAACtaaacgacaccgttttgagagagaggggggctttGGCATGATGGGAGAGGTGAAATACCAAgcttgcccttggttttgacggaggAAAGGAAAGGCGTGAGTTGCAGGGACCATTTCAACACcaaattgatactttgggggtgcaatgttagcaattgaaatattggagACCAAAATGGCAcggcggaaatactttggggatcaaaaaagtcaaaaagccaatTGTTGTTAGATAAATATAGCTTACAATGATATAATTATAATGGTCATTCAACTCGATCATGCTGATCGATTCTTGATCAAAGATTTCATGCATGTTTGTGTTTTTCTAATTATTTCAAAAAGTAAGAGCTATTGCCTAGTGCTATCTCTTCCCTCTAATTACAATTATCTCTAATTAGGTTTAGATTCTCTTCTGAAtttctaagagagagagagcgcacgcGCGCCATTCAGTTTATTTCAAGATCTGTTacaagatgagagagaaaaccCCTTTTTACCATAGAATTAACCGACTTAAGGCTccaggctccgtttgtttcgatgtaaaataattttgcaaaaaataatctttttgtttttattttttgtgtgtttagTTAGCAATTGAAGAATATTTttcatgacaaaaaatttccaTGAAACACAATTTGAGAAAACTTAGTAACTGCAATACTCTTATGGAGTAGTATACAGtagtatacatatacatacatacatacatatatatatacacacacacactcaataTGTAAACacgcgcagagagagagagagagagagagagaaatttgggGTTGCCATAATGGAGAAATAATCACCCATTAGGGCTCTTACAGGAATTAAAGGCTCCGCCGTCCAGTAAAGAGACCACGTTTTGGGCCCTTAAAACAAGTACTTACGGGTGATTCCAAGTGAAATCATTTGTGCCCATATGAGAGAAAACattattttactttcttttgcCTAGCCAAACAccagaaattgagaaaaatatattttattggaaaacattttataccaaaccaaacggagCGTAAAAGTCTCCCAATACTTCAAAGTTAAGAACATACCAGTTGGTTGGGCTTCAAGTAAACACCACCATAAAGCCGTTTACAGAGCTGGTCAGGACGAGAAGTGTCAACGGCTATGCGGTGTTCGTAGAGAATCGCTAAGAAATTGAGTGGGGGCCTTGTGATTCGTCTTCTGTTTCCAGCTGCTATTTCTT
Proteins encoded in this window:
- the LOC131303452 gene encoding lectin-like isoform X1, yielding MGLNEDEETTGKDSKGKEIAAGNRRRITRPPLNFLAILYEHRIAVDTSRPDQLCKRLYGGVYLKPNQLKYYVDKKTNKNCFVLYARELIIVHGGNPQYWEWENDKGTSGEDIEVAKLSAVCWIDIKGYIRTINLSPGTLYEIVFEVKKFVGWANSNFSFDLVIKPQHSKALTRTESFERKLLDDWFELRVGEFWMSPEYVGNMEFGLEQHDGSWKSGLVVKCAIIRPKEVTT
- the LOC131303452 gene encoding lectin-like isoform X2 codes for the protein MWNEDEETTGKDSKGKEIAAGNRRRITRPPLNFLAILYEHRIAVDTSRPDQLCKRLYGGVYLKPNQLKYYVDKKTNKNCFVLYARELIIVHGGNPQYWEWENDKGTSGEDIEVAKLSAVCWIDIKGYIRTINLSPGTLYEIVFEVKKFVGWANSNFSFDLVIKPQHSKALTRTESFERKLLDDWFELRVGEFWMSPEYVGNMEFGLEQHDGSWKSGLVVKCAIIRPKEVTT